The following proteins come from a genomic window of Alnus glutinosa chromosome 10, dhAlnGlut1.1, whole genome shotgun sequence:
- the LOC133879983 gene encoding uncharacterized protein LOC133879983, protein MDASGLKTLNAITSFHFRSRAPLFRSLHFAQFKHKLHLSLSSPRFSPICSLHTQTSERAEESSLPLPRGAGEAVSEEVSRRKLLQVVLVSPQIPGNTGCIARTCAASAVGLHLVGPLGFQVDDAKLKRAGLDYWPYVVVKVHDSWMEFRDYFRQQDGEKRLLAFTKRGTAIHSDFSYRRGDYLIFGSETCGLPPEALLDCKSETFGGGMIRIPMVETYVRCLNLSVSVGIALYEASRQLNYEQLQVPPENCVDTAQSFITEDIFA, encoded by the exons ATGGACGCAAGCGGCCTTAAAACGCTAAATGCCATCACGTCTTTCCATTTCCGCTCCAGAGCTCCTCTCTTTCGCTCTCTCCATTTTGCCCAGTTCAAGCACAAgctccacctctctctctcctcccctCGTTTCTCTCCCATCTGCTCTCTACACACACAGAcat CGGAAAGAGCTGAGGAGAGTTCTTTGCCTTTGCCTCGCGGTGCCGGCGAGGCGGTGAGCGAGGAGGTTTCGAGAAGGAAGCTTCTTCAAGTGGTTTTAGTATCACCTCAG ATTCCTGGAAACACAGGTTGCATTGCCAGAACATGTGCTGCATCAGCTGTTGGACTTCACCTAGTTGGG CCATTAGGATTTCAGGTGGACGATGCAAAATTAAAGCGTGCGGGGTTGGATTACTGGCC ATATGTGGTTGTTAAAGTTCATGACTCGTGGATGGAGTTTCGAGACTATTTCAGGCAACAG GATGGGGAAAAGCGGTTACTTGCATTCACCAAGAGAGGAACAGCAATTCATTCA GATTTTTCCTATAGAAGGGGCGACTATCTCATATTTGGGTCAGAAACTTGTGGCCTACCACCTGAAGCCCTGCTAGACTGCAAAAGTGAAACATTTGGCGGCGGGATGATTCGGATTCCAATGGTTGAAACTTATGTTAGATGTCTAAATCTCTCTGTAAGTGTTGGCATCGCCTTGTATGAAGCTTCCAGACAGCTAAACTATGAACAACTTCAAGTACCACCTGAAAATTGTGTGGATACAGCACAATCATTTATTACTGAGGATATTTTTGCTTAA
- the LOC133880478 gene encoding protein gamma response 1-like: MLMISKQSHLGAAIPPISEMEGHPQNSPKLGNPIDGDDAKYLSGLSMIPVATIQEAKDRISQIESIFCSQLFPNFQSKSKSLQKIYSEARKTAEEAYKEKEKDLRLQIERIQLERQQRLEENQSLKLEMEKPSKEQEEKTNQLLDKIRSQHLKIGELERKLKNKSEEVDEARKTAEEAYKEKEKDPRLQIERIQLERQQRLEENQSLKLEMEKPSKEQEEKINQLLDKITSQHLKICGLERMLKNKFEEVDEGMELQNRFIQMAYSKDTAIVKWGKQLNEYEDKTNELLAKVNSLEKKVDVLQEELRSKTEKVAEGKELQENLLKKIESLASEIVANEKQLNDNEKEKKLLMYKLERMEDSASGLQKELEKKTCEVEEGRKLQNHLLQQIDLNNIEMSKNKQQLEECEKENKLLLAKVIGLQEKINDLQVNLGGRRKEGSDSYEKLLQQNDTKASELLAEKKKRRTLEDAHKKLISQHNFLLSKYVLTTDNMLPQSDSIICNQNLITLPDLVNKISDTSAALCDTKKVKHDSGSSEEQKGAKLIQASSFGSPTSNFPIASKSHLDVKAAPLAGSKRPASCWRETRSRQCQGGPDPRDDFLDTPLENIRGNLNKDLKEPVRDPPVPIQKNMDFDSLDDETEDMDGNSSPQKQQMPVTMASEKGFKYIEPVRKKVDREKLKGVECKQRKKFYDAVLLNDVGRDTNGNQRNFRCEHHDGVSGRQYRHVPPLTPEGFWNIEFYQIMNRMKMNKGRDQEQRKNRE; the protein is encoded by the exons ATGCTGATGATATCCAAGCAATCTCACCTTGGTGCTGCCATCCCCCCCATTTCAGAGATGGAAGGGCACCCTCAAAATTCTCCCAAACTAGGGAATCCCATTGACGGTGATGATGCAAAGTATTTATCTGGCCTCAGTATGATTCCGGTTGCCACAATTCAGGAAGCTAAAGACAGGATTTCTCAGATAGAATCTATTTTCTGCAGCCAGCTCTTCCCTAATTTCCAATCAAAATCTAAAAGCCTGCAGAAAATATATTCGGAGGCCAGGAAAACTGCAGAAGAGGCATacaaagagaaggaaaaggatCTGAGACTCCAAATTGAAAGAATTCAACTTGAAAGGCAACAACGCCTTGAAGAGAACCAGTCTCTCAAGCTTGAGATGGAAAAGCCATCAAAGGAGCAGGAAGAGAAGACAAACCAGTTACTTGACAAGATAAGAAGTCAACACCTCAAGATTGGTGAGCTAGAACGGAAGCTTAAGAATAAGTCTGAGGAAGTTGATGAGGCCAGGAAAACTGCAGAAGAGGCATacaaagagaaggaaaaggatCCGAGACTCCAAATTGAAAGAATTCAACTTGAAAGGCAACAACGCCTTGAAGAGAACCAGTCTCTCAAGCTTGAGATGGAAAAGCCATCAAAGGAGCAGGAAGAGAAGATCAACCAGTTACTTGACAAGATAACAAGTCAACACCTCAAGATTTGTGGGCTAGAACGGATGCTTAAGAATAAGTTTGAGGAAGTTGACGAGGGAATGGAATTGCAGAATAGATTTATCCAAATGGCTTATTCAAAAGATACTGCCATTGTAAAATGGGGAAAACAACTGAATGAGTATGAAGACAAGACAAATGAGCTTCTTGCCAAAGTGAATAGCCTTGAGAAAAAAGTTGATGTGCTCCAAGAGGAGCTTAGAAGCAAGACTGAAAAAGTAGCAGAGGGAAAGGAGTTGCAAGAGAACTTACTCAAAAAGATTGAGTCACTTGCCTCGGAAATTGTAGCTAATGAGAAGCAATTGAATGATaatgaaaaggagaaaaagttACTCATGTACAAATTAGAACGTATGGAAGATAGTGCCAGTGGACTTCAAAAGGAGCTTGAGAAAAAGACTTGTGAGGTTGAGGAGggaagaaaattacaaaaccatTTACTTCAACAGATTGATTTGAATAACATTGAAATGTCAAAGAACAAACAGCAGTTGGAGGAGTGTGAGAAAGAGAATAAGCTGCTTCTGGCCAAAGTAATTGGtttacaagagaaaataaatgatttaCAGGTAAATCTCGGAGGAAGGAGAAAAGAAGGAAGTGATTCATATGAAAAGTTGCTTCAACAGAATGACACGAAGGCCTCTGAGTTATTGgctgagaagaagaaaagaaggactCTTGAAGATGCCCACAAAAAATTGATATCTCAACACAACTTCCTCCTCTCAAAGTATGTTCTTACTACGGATAATATGCTCCCTCAAAGTGATTCAATCATTTGTAATCAGAATTTGATAACTTTGCCGG ATCTTGTAAACAAAATTTCAGACACATCTGCAGCTCTTTGTGACACAAAAAAAGTGAAGCATGACAGTGGAAGCTCGGAGGAACAGAAAGGAGCCAAATTAATTCAAGCCTCAAGCTTTGGTTCTCCTACTTCCAATTTCCCCATTGCATCAAAATCTCACTTGGATGTAAAAGCTGCCCCATTAGCTGGTTCAAAGCGGCCTGCATCTTGTTGGAGAGAGACCAGGTCCCGTCAATGCCAGGGTGGGCCTGACCCCCGTGATGATTTTCTCGACACTCCCCTTGAGAACATCAGAGGAAACTTAAACAAAGACTTGAAGGAACCAGTTCGTGACCCTCCAGTACCTATTCAGAAAAACATGGATTTTGACAGCTTAGATGATGAAACAGAGGATATGGATGGTAATAGCAGCCCGCAAAAGCAGCAGATGCCAGTTACAATGGCCAGCGAAAAAGGTTTCAAGTATATTGAACCAGTAAGAAAGAAAGTTGATCGGGAAAAATTAAAAGGAGTTGAATGCAAACAGCGTAAGAAGTTCTACGATGCTGTACTACTCAATGATGTGGGAAGGGATACTAACGGTAATCAGCGGAATTTCCGCTGTGAACATCATGATGGTGTTTCTGGGCGTCAGTATAGGCATGTCCCTCCCTTGACCCCTGAAGGATTTTGGAATATTGAATTTTATCAGATTATGAACAGAATGAAGATGAACAAAGGAAGAGATCAAGAACAGAGAAAGAACAGAGAGTAA
- the LOC133880565 gene encoding DNA damage-repair/toleration protein DRT100: protein MGWLLMLSLTIMLAVISAVNSCTPSDRAALLAFKAALTEPYLGIFNTWTGTDCCSGWYGVSCDPTSRRVADINLRGESEDPMFEKAGRSGYMTGSISPEICKLDRLTQLIVADWKGISGEIPKCVTSLPSLRILDLIGNQISGEIPENIGNLKRLTVINLADNAVSGGIPSSIVGLSGLMHLDLSNNRICGEIPADFGKLGMLSRALLSRNQLTGSIPESISQMYRLADLDLSRNKISGGIPEQLGKMPVLSTLNLDSNLISGQIPASLLSNSGVGILNLSRNNVEGNIPDVFGSNSYFMALDLSYNNLKGPIPGSLSSAKFIGHLDLSHNHLCGAIPLGSPFDHLEASSFSNNDCLCGNPLRTC from the coding sequence ATGGGGTGGTTGTTGATGTTGTCTCTCACCATAATGCTGGCCGTTATCTCTGCTGTTAACTCCTGCACGCCGTCAGACCGGGCAGCACTGTTGGCCTTCAAGGCCGCGCTGACCGAACCTTACTTGGGCATCTTCAACACGTGGACGGGCACTGACTGTTGCTCCGGCTGGTACGGCGTGAGCTGCGACCCGACAAGTCGCCGAGTCGCGGACATTAACCTCCGGGGCGAGTCGGAGGACCCAATGTTCGAGAAAGCGGGTAGGAGCGGGTACATGACCGGGTCGATCTCGCCCGAGATCTGCAAGCTCGACCGGCTCACCCAACTCATCGTCGCCGACTGGAAGGGGATCTCCGGCGAGATACCCAAGTGCGTCACATCGCTGCCCTCGCTCCGAATCCTCGACTTGATCGGAAACCAGATTTCGGGCGAGATTCCGGAAAATATCGGGAATCTCAAGCGGCTCACGGTCATCAACCTCGCCGATAACGCTGTCTCCGGCGGTATTCCGTCGTCGATCGTGGGACTCTCCGGGTTGATGCACCTCGACCTCAGCAACAACCGGATCTGCGGCGAGATTCCGGCCGATTTCGGGAAACTCGGCATGCTGAGCCGGGCACTACTAAGCCGGAACCAGCTCACTGGATCTATTCCCGAGTCCATTTCCCAAATGTACCGGCTCGCAGACTTGGATTTGTCTAGGAACAAGATTTCGGGTGGAATACCGGAGCAACTCGGGAAAATGCCGGTTCTTTCTACTCTTAATTTGGATAGTAACTTGATTTCGGGTCAAATACCGGCGAGCCTGTTAAGTAACTCGGGTGTGGGCATATTGAATTTGAGCCGAAACAATGTCGAGGGTAATATACCGGATGTTTTCGGTTCCAACTCGTACTTCATGGCATTAGATTTGTCCTACAATAATCTAAAGGGTCCGATACCCGGCTCGTTATCGTCGGCGAAGTTTATCGGCCACTTGGACCTGAGCCACAACCATCTCTGTGGGGCCATTCCTTTGGGATCGCCGTTCGACCACCTCGAAGCGTCGTCGTTTAGTAACAATGATTGCTTGTGTGGAAACCCATTAAGGACTTGTTAA
- the LOC133880655 gene encoding large ribosomal subunit protein eL31 — protein MVDKASKGRKEEVVTREYTINLHKRLHGCTFKKKAPKAIKEIRKFAQKAMGTTDVRVDVKLNKHIWSRGIRSVPRRIRVRIARKRNDEEDAKEEFYSLVTVTEIPPEGLSGLGTKVIEEED, from the exons ATGGTGGACAAGGCCAGCAAAGGGAGAAAGGAGGAGGTTGTCACCAGAGAGTACACCATCAACCTCCACAAACGCCTGCATGGATG CACTTTCAAGAAGAAGGCTCCTAAGGCCATAAAGGAAATCAGGAAGTTTGCCCAAAAGGCTATGGGGACAACTGATGTCAGGGTGGATGTTAAGCTTAACAAGCATATTTGGAGCCGTGGGATTCGGAGTGTGCCGAGGAGAATTCGAGTCCGCATTGCACGAAAGAGAAATGACGAAGAAGATGCAAAGGAGGAGTTTTACTCACTAGTCACTGTTACTGAGATCCCTCCAGAAGGTTTAAGTGGTTTGGGCACGAAGGTCATCGAGGAAGAAGATTGA
- the LOC133880778 gene encoding kinesin-like protein KIN-14D isoform X1: MKQESSVEREDIKEPFSEMNIKAEKFDVILSNLKKIRSSLEERVAKEKSDKLEARVADEKLQASLLAELEKIRQEKSAAEQKAALFEDMYNRGKQKELYNLQAALCVATEGQMKNKEEELNSIIMELRKNYASLQEKFTKEEADKLAAANSLVRMVKYLIKKTKELEEQRSLQNGQIRILQKQLVTAEEKLQLYEGKNVRGH, translated from the exons GAGAGCAGTGTTGAACGAGAAGATATCAAGGAACCCTTCAGTGAG ATGAATATCAAGGCGGAGAAGTTCGATGTGATTCTTTCAAACTTGAAGAAAATTCGATCTTCTTTAGAAGAGAGAGTGGCAAAGGAAAAATCAGATaagctg GAAGCAAGGGTTGCTGATGAGAAGTTGCAAGCTTCTCTTTTGGCGGAGCTGGAAAAAATTCGGCAGGAGAAATCAGCTGCCGAACAGAAG GCAGCCTTGTTTGAGGATATGTACAacagaggaaaacaaaaagaattatataATCTGCAGGCAGCCTTGTGTGTGGCTACTg AGGGGCAGATGaaaaacaaggaagaagaaCTGAATTCAATTATCATGGAGCTAAGAAAGAACTACGCTTCTTTACAAGAGAAGTTTACAAAGGAAGAGGCGGATAAGTTG GCTGCTGCGAATTCTCTTGTTCGTATGGTGAAGTACCTGataaaaaaaacgaaagaacTAGAG GAACAGCGTTCTTTGCAAAATGGCCAGATAAGGATACTGCAGAAACAGCTAGTAACTGCAGAGGAGAAATTGCAG CTTTATGAAGGAAAAAATGTTAGGGGCCACTGA
- the LOC133880343 gene encoding protein gamma response 1-like: protein MEGHLQNSPKLGNPIDGDDAKYVSGLSTILVATIQEAKDRISQIEYIFCSQLFPNFQSKSKSLKKIYSEARKTAEEAYKEKEKDLRLQIERIQLERQQCLEENKALKLEMEKPSKEQEEKINQLLDKIRSQDLKIGGLERKLKNKSEEVDEGMELQNRLIQMVQSKDTAIVKWGKQLNEYEDKTNELLAKVNSLEKKVDELQEELRSKTEKVAEGKELQENLFKKIESLALEIVANEKQLNDNEKEKKLLMDKLERMEDSASGLQKELAKKTCEVEEGRKLQNHLLQQIDLNNIEMSKNKQQLEECEKENKLLLAKVNGLEGKINDLQVNLGGRRKEGSDSYEKLLQQNDTKASELLAEKKKRRNLKDAHKKLISQHNYLLSKCGLTEDNMLPQSDSFMCNQNSITSLDLVNKISDTSAALCDTKKVKHDSGSSEEQKGAKLIQASSFGSPTTNFPIASKSHSDVKAAPLAGSKRPASCWRETRSRQCQGGPDPHDDFLDTPLENIRGNLNKDLKEPVRDPPVPIQKDMDFDSLDDETEDMDGNSSPQKQQMPVTMASEKGFKYIEPVRKKADREKLKGVECRQCKKFYDAVLPNDGVRDTNGNQRNFRCEHHDGVSRHRYRYVPPLTPEGFWNIGFESEMS from the exons ATGGAAGGGCACCTTCAAAACTCTCCCAAACTAGGGAATCCCATTGACGGTGATGATGCAAAGTATGTCTCTGGCCTCAGTACGATTCTGGTTGCCACAATTCAGGAAGCAAAAGACAGGATTTCTCAGATAGAATATATTTTCTGCAGCCAGCTCTTCCCTAATTTCCAATCAAAATCTAAAAGCCTGAAGAAAATATATTCTGAGGCCAGGAAAACCGCGGAAGAGGCATacaaagagaaggaaaaggattTGAGACTCCAAATTGAAAGAATTCAACTTGAAAGGCAACAATGCCTTGAAGAGAACAAGGCTCTCAAGCTTGAGATGGAAAAGCCATCAAAGGAGCAGGAAGAGAAGATAAACCAGTTACTTGACAAGATAAGAAGTCAAGACCTCAAGATTGGTGGGCTAGAACGGAAGCTTAAGAATAAGTCCGAGGAAGTTGATGAGGGAATGGAATTGCAGAATAGATTAATCCAAATGGTTCAATCAAAAGATACTGCCATTGTAAAATGGGGAAAACAACTGAATGAGTATGAAGACAAGACAAATGAGCTTCTTGCCAAAGTGAATAGCCTTGAGAAAAAAGTTGATGAGCTCCAAGAGGAGCTTAGAAGCAAGACTGAAAAAGTAGCAGAGGGAAAGGAGTTGCaagaaaatttattcaaaaagatTGAGTCACTTGCCTTGGAAATTGTAGCTAATGAGAAGCAATTGAATGATaatgaaaaggagaaaaagttACTCATGGACAAATTAGAACGTATGGAAGATAGTGCCAGTGGACTTCAAAAGGAGCTTGCGAAAAAGACTTGTGAGGTTGAGGAGggaagaaaattacaaaaccatTTACTTCAACAGATTGATTTGAATAACATTGAAATGTCAAAGAACAAACAGCAGTTGGAGGAGTGTGAGAAAGAGAATAAGCTGCTTCTGGCCAAAGTAAATGGTTTAGAAGGGAAAATAAATGATTTACAGGTAAATCTCGGAGGAAGGAGAAAAGAAGGAAGTGATTCATATGAAAAGTTGCTTCAACAGAATGACACGAAGGCCTCTGAGTTATTGgctgagaagaagaaaagaaggaatcTTAAAGATGCCCACAAAAAATTGATATCTCAACACAACTACCTCCTCTCAAAGTGTGGTCTTACTGAGGATAATATGCTCCCTCAAAGTGATTCATTCATGTGTAATCAGAATTCAATAACTTCGCTGG ATCTTGTAAACAAAATTTCAGACACATCTGCAGCTCTTTGTGACACAAAAAAAGTGAAGCATGACAGTGGAAGCTCGGAGGAACAGAAAGGAGCCAAATTAATTCAAGCTTCAAGCTTTGGTTCTCCTACTACCAATTTCCCCATTGCATCAAAATCTCACTCGGATGTAAAAGCTGCCCCATTAGCTGGTTCAAAGCGGCCTGCATCTTGTTGGAGAGAGACCAGGTCCCGTCAATGCCAGGGTGGGCCTGACCCCCATGATGATTTTCTCGACACTCCCCTTGAGAACATCAGAGGAAACTTAAACAAAGACTTGAAGGAACCAGTTCGTGACCCTCCAGTACCTATTCAGAAAGACATGGATTTTGACAGCTTGGATGATGAAACAGAGGATATGGATGGTAATAGCAGCCCGCAAAAGCAGCAGATGCCAGTTACAATGGCCAGCGAAAAAGGTTTCAAGTATATTGAACCAGTAAGAAAGAAAGCTGATCGGGAAAAATTAAAAGGAGTTGAATGCAGACAGTGTAAGAAGTTCTACGATGCTGTACTACCCAATGATGGGGTAAGGGATACCAACGGTAATCAGCGGAATTTCCGCTGTGAACATCATGATGGTGTTTCTAGGCATCGGTATAGGTATGTCCCTCCCTTGACTCCTGAAGGATTTTGGAATATTGGATTTGAATCTGAAATGTCATAG
- the LOC133880778 gene encoding kinesin-like protein KIN-14C isoform X2 encodes MKQESSVEREDIKEPFSEMNIKAEKFDVILSNLKKIRSSLEERVAKEKSDKLEARVADEKLQASLLAELEKIRQEKSAAEQKAALFEDMYNRGKQKELYNLQAALCVATEGQMKNKEEELNSIIMELRKNYASLQEKFTKEEADKLEQRSLQNGQIRILQKQLVTAEEKLQLYEGKNVRGH; translated from the exons GAGAGCAGTGTTGAACGAGAAGATATCAAGGAACCCTTCAGTGAG ATGAATATCAAGGCGGAGAAGTTCGATGTGATTCTTTCAAACTTGAAGAAAATTCGATCTTCTTTAGAAGAGAGAGTGGCAAAGGAAAAATCAGATaagctg GAAGCAAGGGTTGCTGATGAGAAGTTGCAAGCTTCTCTTTTGGCGGAGCTGGAAAAAATTCGGCAGGAGAAATCAGCTGCCGAACAGAAG GCAGCCTTGTTTGAGGATATGTACAacagaggaaaacaaaaagaattatataATCTGCAGGCAGCCTTGTGTGTGGCTACTg AGGGGCAGATGaaaaacaaggaagaagaaCTGAATTCAATTATCATGGAGCTAAGAAAGAACTACGCTTCTTTACAAGAGAAGTTTACAAAGGAAGAGGCGGATAAGTTG GAACAGCGTTCTTTGCAAAATGGCCAGATAAGGATACTGCAGAAACAGCTAGTAACTGCAGAGGAGAAATTGCAG CTTTATGAAGGAAAAAATGTTAGGGGCCACTGA